A region of the bacterium genome:
TCCTGGTGACTGGATGCGGCGGCGGGATCGGCTCGGAGACGTGTCGCCTGGTCGTCGCACGGGGTGGAAGCCTGGTGGCCGCAGATCTGGATTCGGCCGGCGCATCCGTCGCCGAAGAATGCGGGGCCGAGTATCTCTCGCTCGACGTCACGTCCGAGAGCGCCTGGACCGCCGCGCGCAAGCGGGTGGAGGAGCGCTTCGGCGCCCTTCACGGTCTCGTCAACAACGCCGGTGTCATCCTGATGAAGCCGCTGCTCGAAACTTCCCTGGTCGAGTATCGCCGGCTCAACGCGATCAATGCGGAGGGCACCTTTCTCGGCATGCGCGCCTTGGCGCCCCTGTTGGCCGAGTCCGCTGGTGAGCATGGCGCTTCGATCGTCAATCTCTCCTCGATCTACGGGCTCGGCGGTCAGCCTGGCTTCTCGGCCTACGGGGCCTCCAAAGGTGCGGTCCGGCTGCTCGGCCAGGCTGCGGCGCTCGAGTTCGCCCAGAATGGCATGAACGTCCGGGTCAACAGCGTGCACCCCGGGCCGATCAACACGCCGTTGGTGCGCGGTCCGCTCGAAGCGGCTGTCGCGGCGGGTGCGCTGCCCTCCACGCAAGCAGGGATCGATCTGGTGGCGGCGGGTTACCCCCACGGTCGTATGGGAGTCGCTTCGGACGTGGCGGGTGTGATCGTCTTCCTGCTCTCGGACGATGCGCGTTTCGTAAACGGCGCAGAGCTGCCGATCGACGATGGGCTGAGTGCCAAGGCGCAGTAGGCTCCATGCCGTCCGGAGCATCTGGCCCGGCTGTCGGGTCCCGAGATTCCTCTTTTCGGGCAACCACTTGCGCCATGCACCGCGATTGGCGAGCTTCCTTCTGATGTCGTGCGCACGCAGCACTCGCTCGTCCCGAGGATTTGGCCCGAGCCGCTCTTCCAGCGGCACGGGCCGGCTTCATGAGCGCGCCGGCCTCCTGTAACCCCCCGAAGTATTTGATTTTCTTCGTGGAGCCTGGACGGGGAGCGCTGCTCGCCCAGGCCGGGTTTCGAGAGTCCTGATGGCCGACTGGACCGAGCAGATTCGCCGGGCGGAGGCGAGGAGTGAGGAGCTGGGCAACCGGCTTGCTGACCCTGCCCTCGCGAAACAACCTTCCGAGCTCGCAAGTGTGGGCAAGGAGTTGGCAGATCTGCGTCCGCTGCTCGAGGCGGGCCGAGCCTGGCTCGCCGCGGCACAGGGCGTCGACGACGCCAAAGAGATGCTGGGCGAGGACGACCCCGAGCTGCGCGAGCTGGCCGAGGCCGAACTCGCCGACCAGGAGGCGCGTCGCGACGAGCTCGAGGCCGAGATCCGCATTCTGCTCGTTCCGAAGGATCCGAACGATGAGAAGGACGCCATCCTGGAATTGCGCGCCGGGACGGGCGGAGACGAGGCGGCGCTCTTTGCCGGAGATCTGTTCCGGATGTACGCACGCTACTCCGAAGCCCGTCGCTGGAAGATCGAACCGATTTCGGTGAGCGAGAGCACGGGCGGCGGGTTGAAGGAAACCATCGTCTCGGTCTCGGGGAAAGGCGTCTACGGTCGTCTCAAGCAGGAGAAGGGCGTGCATCGGGTGCAGCGCGTTCCGTCGACCGAGAGCCAGGGTCGCATCCACACTTCGACCGTCACGGTGGCGATCATGCCGGAGGCCGAGGAAGTCGATGTCGACGTGAATCAGGCCGATTTGCGCATCGATGTGTTTCGCTCTTCCGGGCCGGGTGGCCAGAGCGTCAACACCACGGATTCCGCGGTGCGCATTACCCACGAGCCGACCGGGCTGGTGGTCATCTGCCAGGACGAGAAGAGTCAGCACAAGAACAAGGCCAAGGCGATGAAGGTGCTGCGCTCGCGTCTTCTCGAGGCTGAGCTCGACCGTCAGCAATCCGAACGTGCGACCGAGC
Encoded here:
- a CDS encoding SDR family oxidoreductase — protein: MQLDGKTILVTGCGGGIGSETCRLVVARGGSLVAADLDSAGASVAEECGAEYLSLDVTSESAWTAARKRVEERFGALHGLVNNAGVILMKPLLETSLVEYRRLNAINAEGTFLGMRALAPLLAESAGEHGASIVNLSSIYGLGGQPGFSAYGASKGAVRLLGQAAALEFAQNGMNVRVNSVHPGPINTPLVRGPLEAAVAAGALPSTQAGIDLVAAGYPHGRMGVASDVAGVIVFLLSDDARFVNGAELPIDDGLSAKAQ
- the prfA gene encoding peptide chain release factor 1 codes for the protein MADWTEQIRRAEARSEELGNRLADPALAKQPSELASVGKELADLRPLLEAGRAWLAAAQGVDDAKEMLGEDDPELRELAEAELADQEARRDELEAEIRILLVPKDPNDEKDAILELRAGTGGDEAALFAGDLFRMYARYSEARRWKIEPISVSESTGGGLKETIVSVSGKGVYGRLKQEKGVHRVQRVPSTESQGRIHTSTVTVAIMPEAEEVDVDVNQADLRIDVFRSSGPGGQSVNTTDSAVRITHEPTGLVVICQDEKSQHKNKAKAMKVLRSRLLEAELDRQQSERATERRAQVGSGERSEKIRTYNFPQNRVTDHRAGFTLHKLEGCMEGDLDELFDGVQGALAEQAEAALDAEIES